One part of the Candidatus Kouleothrix ribensis genome encodes these proteins:
- a CDS encoding helix-turn-helix transcriptional regulator: MSVRLRVRELAEERGLNLATFQREAKLGVSTARRLWHNTSDGNPKGPSLRRLDYDSLELLCRFFKVTPSELIEISDD; this comes from the coding sequence ATGAGTGTGCGACTTCGTGTTCGTGAACTAGCAGAAGAACGTGGTTTAAACCTTGCGACATTTCAGCGCGAGGCTAAGCTTGGTGTATCTACAGCACGTCGCTTGTGGCACAACACAAGCGATGGGAATCCCAAGGGGCCGTCGCTGCGGAGGTTAGACTACGATTCGCTGGAGCTTCTGTGCCGCTTTTTCAAGGTTACCCCTAGCGAGCTGATTGAAATTTCGGACGATTAA